A single region of the Chryseobacterium culicis genome encodes:
- a CDS encoding T9SS-dependent choice-of-anchor J family protein, protein MKKIILSSVLFLSHLAAAQSLVWGNSFDTPADLQGWTFHDLNSNGNGWVQGQNIYHNGTTLTYGTSGVLRHSISLVPSGNANGFAAENDWIISPQIDLTNTAGTVTLAANIGRQRTTHTIVARDLFIYVSTPQKEVPTLADFQAMTVDAGGNDVQSLYKIQVGDSANPFPADLTEFVQSLVDLSAFAGKKIYIGMWANRKASGNNIQNINIDEMGIYATSFLGTKEIKRNKITTQIVENPVKESLQLQLNPSLKETTTVVNIYNAAGQKVLTTQYSKGIHIAGLIAGAYIAEVTDGKTTERLKFIKK, encoded by the coding sequence ATGAAAAAAATAATTTTATCATCTGTTCTGTTTTTATCCCATCTGGCTGCAGCGCAGTCTCTGGTATGGGGAAACTCTTTTGATACTCCTGCTGATCTTCAGGGATGGACATTCCATGATCTGAACAGCAATGGTAACGGATGGGTACAGGGACAAAACATTTATCACAACGGAACTACTCTTACTTATGGAACTTCAGGTGTTCTTCGTCATTCCATCAGTTTGGTACCAAGTGGAAATGCTAATGGCTTTGCTGCGGAAAACGACTGGATCATTTCTCCTCAGATTGATCTTACTAATACTGCAGGTACAGTTACTTTAGCTGCGAATATCGGAAGGCAGAGAACTACCCATACTATTGTTGCCAGAGATCTTTTTATCTATGTAAGTACACCACAGAAAGAAGTTCCTACATTAGCTGATTTTCAGGCTATGACGGTAGATGCAGGTGGTAATGATGTTCAGAGTCTTTATAAAATACAGGTAGGAGATTCAGCCAATCCATTTCCGGCAGATCTTACCGAGTTTGTACAATCTCTTGTAGATCTTTCTGCTTTCGCAGGGAAGAAAATCTATATCGGAATGTGGGCGAACAGAAAAGCAAGTGGAAATAATATCCAGAATATTAATATCGATGAAATGGGAATTTATGCTACTTCATTTTTAGGAACTAAGGAGATAAAAAGAAACAAAATTACAACACAAATAGTTGAAAATCCGGTAAAAGAATCTTTACAGTTGCAGCTTAATCCGTCATTGAAAGAAACTACAACGGTAGTTAATATTTACAATGCAGCTGGACAAAAAGTATTGACGACTCAGTATTCCAAAGGTATTCATATAGCTGGTCTTATAGCAGGAGCGTATATCGCAGAAGTTACAGACGGAAAGACAACGGAAAGACTGAAATTTATTAAAAAATAA